The window GACGCACCGCCGTGATGCGACTGGTGCGCGAAGTGCTCGCGGCGGGCGAGACCCGCCACGGGACCGACATCACCGGCGCCATCCGCTTCCTCAACAATGTCCAGAAGCGCCGCGCCGTGGTCTTCATCGTCTCGGACTTTCAGGACACCGGTTACGACCGCGCCCTGCGCGCCCTCGCCCGTCATCATGACGTGATCGCCTGCCCCGTCTCCGATCCGCGGGAGTCGGCGCTGCCCAATGTCGGGCTCGTCCAGATGCAGGATCCCGAGACAGGAGAGTTGGTCATCGTGGACACCGCCTCGCGTGCCCTTCGGGATGCCTTCGCAATGCAGGCGTCGGCCGCTGATGTCGAGTTGCATCGCAACCTGAGGCGCTGGGGCATCGACACGCTCGATGTGTCCACCGGAAGCCCCTACATTGACCACGTTCGCGCCCTCTTCCAGCGCCGACGGGCTCGGGCCAGGAGGTCGTCATGACCCCGTCGATCAGACGCCTGTTCTGTGTCGGCGCCCTTTCCTGCGCGCTTGCTGCGCCCGGCGTCCGAGCCGCTTTCACCGCCGATCTCTCGTGGGGCGAGGTCTCGCTCACGCTCGCCGCCGAGTCCGATGCCGTTGATCCATCACGCGATTTTATGCTGACCCTCGTCCTCACCGCGCCGGCTCACCTCACCGTCACCCTTCCCGATCTGCGCGGCCGTTTCTCCGGATTCTCCACCGCCGAAGATTTAGCGCGTGATCCGGTCTCCAC of the Lentisphaerota bacterium genome contains:
- a CDS encoding DUF58 domain-containing protein; the protein is MDTAQLMAQVAGIRILTTRLLDDRLSGDYHSVFKGRGIEFDEVRPYIPGDDVRAIDWNVTARTGHPHVKRFSEERELTIMFLVDVSGSQVFGSTTRTKSELTAEITSLLAMTAIRNQDKIGCILFSDRIVKSIPPRKGRTAVMRLVREVLAAGETRHGTDITGAIRFLNNVQKRRAVVFIVSDFQDTGYDRALRALARHHDVIACPVSDPRESALPNVGLVQMQDPETGELVIVDTASRALRDAFAMQASAADVELHRNLRRWGIDTLDVSTGSPYIDHVRALFQRRRARARRSS